In Methanolobus chelungpuianus, a genomic segment contains:
- a CDS encoding ABC transporter ATP-binding protein, which yields MPETIVEIKKVTKIYTLGANKIYALNKVSAQIEKGDFVTIMGSSGSGKSTLLNMLGCLDLPTSGKVLINNTDLSSLDDDGLTSLRRNNIGFIFQQFNLIQTLTAVENVEIPMIFNGASPQKRRKRALKLLQKAQLPPEYAHHKPNELSGGQQQRVAIARALANNPPILLADEPTGNLDTRTGHGVMELLRELNQAGTTVIVVTHDPRMEEYSRTTIRLQDGEIVNEDT from the coding sequence ATGCCAGAGACCATTGTAGAAATAAAGAAAGTGACGAAGATCTATACCCTCGGAGCAAACAAGATCTATGCGCTCAATAAGGTCAGTGCACAGATAGAGAAGGGAGATTTTGTCACTATAATGGGCTCCTCGGGCTCCGGGAAGAGCACCCTGCTTAACATGCTCGGCTGCCTTGACCTGCCCACCAGCGGCAAGGTGCTGATCAACAATACGGACCTCTCCAGCCTTGATGACGACGGGCTCACTTCCCTGAGAAGGAACAATATAGGTTTTATCTTCCAGCAGTTCAACCTGATCCAGACACTGACGGCCGTTGAGAATGTGGAGATACCCATGATATTCAATGGCGCATCCCCGCAAAAGCGCAGAAAGAGAGCACTTAAGCTGCTCCAGAAAGCCCAGCTTCCCCCGGAATACGCTCATCACAAGCCCAATGAGCTCTCAGGCGGCCAGCAGCAGCGCGTGGCCATTGCCAGGGCTCTTGCGAACAACCCGCCCATACTGCTTGCCGATGAGCCCACAGGTAACCTGGATACAAGGACAGGCCATGGGGTCATGGAACTCCTGAGAGAGTTGAACCAGGCCGGCACCACCGTAATTGTGGTCACGCACGACCCCAGGATGGAAGAGTATTCCCGCACCACAATAAGACTGCAGGACGGAGAGATAGTTAATGAAGATACCTGA
- a CDS encoding COG1361 S-layer family protein, with protein MKVRSSLRIFLAAILIVAAFSPSALAATGNIEVRPTVSLSYDIEPAVFMPGDTGTITVTLENMATGRVYITEDDETLSMNAYIASATLGGNGNFEVLDSSHTNVGLLGPQDTIKLSFNVRAKNTASAGTHFLNLQLVGGSNMYDLNYRIPVKVDDRDLQIILPDMPSTLMNEVSTINVEIVNRRSNAVTSIIVTPEVEGMVFTPSEYFIGAIPAGNKSTATFTLNTMYSSPEKRDVSFVVSYFNGDNMRQTSKLTRQVEVIGQHSLIFTSLEVSRAGNRYTIAGDLNNFGTTDAKNVMISVAESDKVVPVQPYGRYYIGTLETDDFSSFELSAQTMSGSVSSIPVIIEFRDPNNAYMAIRENISVSTNSIASASATSEEENDNSFMLWAVAGILAIGIAALIYNSWKKRREDEGDRARQEREDEDEDEDEELPDN; from the coding sequence ATGAAAGTGAGATCTAGCCTGAGAATATTCCTTGCGGCCATCCTTATCGTGGCCGCGTTTTCCCCATCTGCCCTTGCAGCCACCGGCAACATCGAAGTGCGCCCGACGGTCAGCCTGAGCTATGATATAGAACCCGCGGTATTCATGCCAGGGGACACGGGCACCATCACTGTCACACTGGAGAATATGGCCACCGGCAGGGTATACATCACAGAGGATGATGAGACGCTGAGCATGAACGCATACATTGCCAGCGCGACCCTTGGAGGGAACGGTAATTTCGAGGTACTTGACAGCAGCCACACTAACGTCGGCCTGCTCGGGCCTCAGGACACCATCAAGCTCTCCTTCAATGTCAGGGCAAAGAACACGGCTTCCGCAGGAACGCATTTCCTGAACCTGCAACTTGTGGGCGGGAGCAACATGTACGATCTCAACTACAGGATCCCTGTCAAGGTTGACGACCGCGACCTGCAGATCATTCTCCCTGATATGCCTTCCACGCTCATGAACGAAGTTTCCACCATCAATGTGGAAATAGTCAACAGAAGGTCAAACGCAGTCACAAGCATCATAGTAACTCCTGAGGTCGAAGGGATGGTGTTCACACCTTCCGAATATTTCATCGGGGCCATTCCCGCAGGAAATAAATCAACAGCGACCTTCACTCTGAACACCATGTACAGCAGTCCTGAAAAGCGGGATGTATCCTTCGTTGTTTCTTACTTCAATGGTGACAACATGCGCCAGACAAGTAAGCTCACAAGGCAGGTGGAGGTAATAGGCCAGCACTCTCTGATATTCACTTCCCTGGAGGTCTCCAGGGCAGGTAACAGGTATACAATCGCAGGAGACCTGAACAATTTCGGCACCACTGATGCGAAGAATGTGATGATATCGGTTGCAGAGTCTGACAAGGTAGTGCCTGTCCAGCCCTATGGACGCTATTACATCGGGACCCTTGAGACAGATGACTTCAGCAGTTTCGAACTGTCCGCACAGACGATGTCCGGCAGTGTCTCAAGCATACCGGTGATCATAGAGTTCAGGGACCCAAATAATGCCTATATGGCCATCCGGGAGAATATCTCCGTCAGCACCAACAGCATTGCTTCTGCTTCCGCGACCTCGGAAGAAGAAAATGACAACTCTTTCATGCTATGGGCAGTTGCAGGCATCCTTGCCATAGGAATAGCTGCACTGATATATAATTCCTGGAAAAAGCGCAGGGAAGATGAAGGCGACAGGGCTCGGCAAGAGCGGGAAGATGAAGACGAGGATGAGGACGAAGAGCTCCCTGACAACTGA
- a CDS encoding YIP1 family protein produces the protein MLEVLTNPNGFFKRKSNEPTEFKTPLVIIFIMAALGAIITVVTMQNVMGALPEEAAAFASIGIVIGVIGAVLGTFIMWAVYTAVFYIISMLFNGEGSFKRAMEFVSYGFIPSIIGSIFSAFYTFRAYSNIDFSDPNLQNTLMSDPTLKMATLVGIIFTLWSANIWIFALVHSRKLSVRNAAITVGVPILIYVLYIALIQLRIFGA, from the coding sequence ATGCTGGAAGTATTAACCAACCCTAACGGGTTCTTCAAAAGAAAAAGTAATGAGCCAACAGAATTCAAGACGCCTTTGGTAATCATATTTATAATGGCAGCACTCGGAGCCATCATTACAGTGGTGACAATGCAGAACGTGATGGGGGCACTTCCCGAGGAAGCTGCAGCTTTTGCTTCGATCGGGATAGTGATAGGAGTGATAGGAGCAGTCCTCGGAACTTTCATAATGTGGGCTGTCTACACAGCGGTTTTCTATATAATATCCATGCTGTTTAATGGAGAAGGAAGTTTTAAAAGGGCAATGGAGTTTGTTTCTTACGGATTTATACCCAGCATCATCGGTTCCATATTTTCTGCATTCTACACCTTCAGAGCTTATTCTAACATTGACTTTTCTGACCCCAACCTGCAGAATACACTAATGTCTGACCCTACCCTTAAAATGGCTACATTAGTAGGGATCATTTTTACCCTCTGGAGTGCTAACATCTGGATATTTGCACTTGTCCATTCCAGGAAACTCTCTGTGAGAAATGCAGCCATTACCGTCGGAGTGCCTATTCTGATTTATGTTCTGTACATTGCATTAATTCAGCTAAGGATCTTCGGTGCATGA
- a CDS encoding ABC transporter ATP-binding protein, translated as MGESIETGADKRESVIELVSLCKSYQVGDMEVPILRSIDLSVKKGEFVAIMGPSGSGKSTLMNMIGCLDRPTCGSVLIMGKDVSRLTDAELARLRGFEIGFVFQNFNLVPRLSALQNVELPTYANKKEGVDSRKKAKELIGLVGLQDRIDYKPTALSGGQQQRVAIARALINDPSLILADEPTGNLDSKSGREIMGIFTDLHNKGRTIIMITHDPGLAEYADRVVHLKDGVIGAT; from the coding sequence ATGGGCGAATCAATCGAGACTGGTGCGGATAAAAGAGAATCCGTTATTGAACTCGTCAGCCTGTGCAAAAGCTATCAGGTAGGGGACATGGAAGTGCCGATCCTGAGGAGCATAGACCTGTCTGTGAAGAAGGGTGAGTTCGTTGCGATAATGGGGCCTTCAGGCTCGGGAAAAAGCACACTGATGAACATGATCGGATGCTTGGACAGGCCGACCTGTGGCAGTGTCCTGATAATGGGCAAGGATGTCAGCCGGCTTACGGATGCTGAACTTGCGAGGCTCAGGGGTTTTGAAATCGGTTTTGTGTTCCAGAACTTCAATCTCGTTCCCCGCCTGAGCGCTCTCCAGAATGTGGAACTTCCTACATACGCCAATAAAAAGGAAGGTGTAGACAGCAGGAAAAAGGCAAAGGAGCTCATTGGGCTGGTCGGCCTGCAGGACCGCATAGACTATAAGCCAACGGCGCTCTCAGGCGGCCAGCAGCAGCGCGTGGCCATTGCCAGGGCCCTGATCAACGACCCTTCCCTTATACTGGCCGATGAGCCCACGGGAAATCTCGATTCAAAAAGTGGTAGGGAGATAATGGGTATTTTCACGGATCTCCATAACAAGGGAAGAACGATCATAATGATCACCCATGACCCAGGTCTTGCGGAATATGCGGACCGGGTCGTCCATCTCAAGGACGGTGTGATAGGTGCAACCTGA
- a CDS encoding COG1361 S-layer family protein, producing MSMSFSYLKMYAMSAWVIGFVLASALICTPAAAANGADLQVSILQYQPVPAEVGEYVTVWVKVENMGFSRAEDVSVRMVPEYPFSLDSSANANKTTGVLNPERAAVHEYRLFVDENAKDGIETIEVWYREGTEGVWYKEEFDIRIGLSTFDSRGSVQLQGTPVMEPEVFMPGDRGTIRFSLVNAATSPSVLVGGEEFDTNARIQSASLEGTDGIEVTTGTYHGSGIIGPGESVNLTYNIRVGDEVEDGTYYLYLAVEGNSHALSNNWRIPVRIDSSSVRVIPSSLLVLENGAGTLELDVANIHPNRLSSVSVRLQAEGMEFSPSEYFIGSMDPDELFTIQFEAASADNESFSPRDLTIIANYRNGVNQHSSVVDTRQLRSVEVQDNNSPGIALAVILLAALAVVGYVMYRRRKTK from the coding sequence ATGTCAATGTCATTCAGTTACCTGAAAATGTACGCGATGTCTGCCTGGGTGATCGGGTTCGTCTTGGCATCTGCTTTGATCTGCACACCTGCAGCAGCCGCAAACGGGGCGGACCTGCAGGTAAGCATCCTGCAGTACCAACCGGTCCCGGCAGAGGTAGGGGAATACGTAACCGTATGGGTCAAGGTAGAGAATATGGGTTTCTCAAGAGCGGAAGACGTCTCAGTGCGAATGGTGCCGGAATATCCTTTCAGCCTGGACTCGTCTGCCAATGCCAACAAGACCACGGGAGTGCTGAACCCCGAAAGAGCAGCCGTTCATGAATACCGCCTGTTCGTGGATGAGAATGCAAAGGACGGTATTGAGACTATAGAAGTGTGGTACCGGGAAGGAACTGAGGGCGTCTGGTACAAGGAGGAGTTCGATATAAGGATCGGCCTGAGCACCTTTGACAGCAGGGGCAGCGTCCAGCTTCAGGGAACTCCTGTAATGGAGCCCGAGGTATTCATGCCCGGTGACAGAGGTACTATCAGGTTCAGCCTGGTGAACGCTGCCACTTCGCCTTCGGTATTGGTAGGAGGGGAAGAGTTCGACACCAATGCCAGGATACAGTCTGCCTCCCTTGAAGGTACCGATGGCATCGAGGTCACAACAGGCACCTATCACGGCAGCGGCATCATAGGGCCGGGGGAGTCTGTCAATCTCACATACAATATCCGGGTGGGTGATGAGGTTGAGGACGGAACATATTATCTTTACCTTGCTGTTGAGGGGAATTCCCACGCTTTAAGCAACAACTGGAGGATTCCTGTAAGGATCGACTCGTCCTCTGTCAGGGTCATACCTTCAAGCCTTCTGGTTCTCGAGAATGGTGCAGGCACCCTTGAGCTCGATGTTGCCAACATCCATCCCAACAGGCTCTCTTCGGTGAGCGTGCGCCTCCAGGCCGAAGGCATGGAGTTCTCTCCCTCTGAATATTTCATAGGCTCCATGGACCCTGACGAGCTCTTCACCATCCAGTTCGAGGCAGCTTCTGCTGACAATGAATCATTTTCCCCGAGAGATCTGACCATAATCGCCAATTACAGGAACGGTGTCAACCAGCACTCATCTGTGGTAGACACCCGGCAGCTGCGTAGTGTTGAAGTACAGGATAACAACAGTCCTGGTATTGCACTGGCCGTGATCCTGCTAGCGGCACTCGCTGTCGTGGGTTATGTGATGTACAGGCGCAGGAAGACTAAATAA
- a CDS encoding ABC transporter permease has translation MLNLRQSLGISLGSIGSSKLRSALTALGIVIGVAAVIANVTLGASFNQYFTDEIGAVGSNFIVIYSQNTNIFYDNQLELIRNTPGVAGASPINQQMARVTYLSTSRQIDIQGVNEDYGEVANIRMESGEFLTDNDRYVAVLGAEVANEKFDKKISVKNPIDITFRREDGGVVTRKFIVKGVIQDPNTTFAQTGVEPEIRIFIPIDTMNEILGIDYYGGFFIKAESLEAVRTTGDEIDRRLARSLGVPNRDLENDDAKPYVLFDQIEILEQTDQLSAALTALLTSVALISLIVGSIGIMNIMLVTVAERTREIGLMKALGFTKKDILVLFIIESMIVGLIGGILGVALGVAAALVVNSYLELPNIFPAGQIAIGFVVAVGIGLIAGVYPANKAARMDPVEALRKE, from the coding sequence ATGCTCAACCTCAGGCAGTCTTTGGGTATATCCCTGGGAAGCATAGGCAGTTCCAAGCTCAGGTCGGCCCTCACGGCCCTGGGCATTGTCATAGGTGTTGCAGCTGTGATAGCCAACGTGACCCTGGGTGCCAGCTTCAACCAGTACTTCACAGACGAGATAGGTGCCGTAGGCTCCAATTTCATTGTCATCTACAGCCAGAACACCAATATCTTCTATGACAACCAGCTGGAGCTCATAAGGAATACTCCCGGCGTTGCCGGTGCTTCTCCCATAAACCAGCAGATGGCGAGGGTGACATATCTTTCCACGTCCAGACAGATCGATATTCAGGGAGTGAATGAGGACTATGGCGAGGTAGCAAACATCCGGATGGAGTCAGGCGAGTTCCTGACCGATAATGACAGGTATGTCGCGGTGCTGGGTGCGGAAGTTGCCAACGAGAAGTTCGATAAGAAGATATCAGTCAAGAATCCCATTGACATCACATTCCGGCGTGAGGACGGGGGTGTCGTCACCCGGAAATTCATAGTCAAGGGTGTGATACAGGATCCCAACACCACATTTGCACAGACAGGCGTTGAACCGGAGATACGCATCTTCATACCTATTGATACTATGAACGAGATACTGGGTATCGATTATTATGGTGGTTTCTTCATCAAGGCCGAGAGTCTGGAGGCTGTCCGGACCACGGGGGATGAGATCGACAGGCGTCTGGCCCGCAGTCTTGGGGTGCCCAACAGGGATCTTGAGAACGACGATGCAAAACCCTATGTGCTCTTTGACCAGATCGAGATACTGGAGCAGACGGACCAGTTATCAGCAGCCTTAACAGCTCTTCTGACCTCTGTTGCACTGATCTCTCTCATTGTAGGCTCTATCGGGATAATGAACATCATGCTGGTCACTGTTGCCGAAAGGACCCGGGAGATCGGTCTGATGAAGGCACTGGGTTTCACAAAAAAGGATATTCTGGTATTATTCATCATAGAGTCGATGATAGTGGGGCTGATAGGAGGGATACTTGGAGTAGCTCTGGGAGTTGCTGCCGCCCTTGTGGTCAACAGTTATCTTGAGCTGCCCAATATCTTCCCTGCAGGGCAGATCGCGATCGGCTTTGTGGTGGCTGTAGGCATAGGCCTTATTGCAGGTGTCTACCCTGCCAACAAGGCTGCAAGAATGGATCCGGTTGAAGCGCTGAGGAAGGAGTAG
- a CDS encoding ABC transporter permease: MDLREALVIALGSIRSAKLRSALTMLGIIIGVAAVVANVSLGTSFNQYFTDELGSLGSNFIIIYSQDVNIFYDAQLEVIRNTPGVVGVSAFNQQTAAVTYLSATRQIDVQGVSADTQEISNLHVGSGSFLTDKDRHVAVLGKEVAEEKFGRNVPVKNYIDITFRRNDGTTVTRKFRVKGVLEGEDNTFVQGGPDRDVTIYIPIRTMNEILGVEDYSGFSAKTASAESVRPVSEEVDRRLARNLGVPARDIDNEDAKPYRIFNQADILDQLDMLSNSLTILITVIALVALLVGSIGIMNIMLVTVTERTKEIGLLKSLGYTRSDILTLFMFESVVVGVIGGILGTLLGMAGSFAVEIYLDIPRVFPMYLIFLGFIISVIVGLIAGVYPASRAASLDPVEALRHE; this comes from the coding sequence ATGGATCTCAGGGAGGCACTGGTCATAGCACTTGGCAGCATCAGGAGTGCAAAGCTGCGTTCAGCCCTTACCATGCTTGGCATCATTATAGGGGTGGCTGCAGTGGTTGCCAATGTTTCACTGGGTACAAGCTTCAACCAGTATTTCACTGATGAGCTTGGCTCCCTTGGTTCCAATTTCATCATCATATACAGCCAGGACGTCAACATATTCTATGATGCGCAGCTTGAAGTGATCAGGAACACGCCGGGGGTGGTGGGTGTCTCGGCCTTCAACCAGCAGACTGCTGCCGTAACTTATCTTTCGGCTACCAGACAGATAGACGTGCAGGGGGTAAGTGCGGATACCCAGGAGATATCCAACCTTCATGTTGGATCGGGTAGTTTTCTCACAGACAAGGACCGGCATGTGGCAGTCCTGGGAAAAGAAGTGGCTGAGGAGAAGTTTGGCAGGAACGTCCCTGTCAAGAACTATATTGATATCACCTTCCGCAGGAACGACGGCACCACGGTGACCCGGAAGTTCAGGGTAAAGGGAGTACTGGAAGGAGAGGATAACACCTTTGTCCAGGGCGGGCCTGACAGGGATGTCACCATCTATATCCCTATACGGACCATGAACGAGATTCTCGGGGTGGAAGACTACAGCGGCTTCTCAGCAAAGACCGCCAGTGCGGAATCCGTAAGGCCGGTCTCTGAAGAGGTGGACAGGCGACTTGCAAGGAACCTTGGAGTTCCGGCGCGTGATATTGACAATGAGGATGCAAAACCCTACCGTATCTTCAATCAGGCGGACATCCTTGATCAGCTAGATATGCTTTCCAATTCCCTTACCATACTGATAACCGTCATAGCCCTGGTGGCTCTGCTTGTTGGATCCATCGGCATTATGAATATCATGCTGGTGACCGTGACCGAGAGAACGAAGGAGATCGGCCTGCTGAAATCCCTGGGCTACACAAGATCCGATATCCTGACGCTCTTCATGTTTGAGTCCGTAGTAGTAGGTGTTATAGGCGGTATCCTTGGAACCCTGCTTGGGATGGCAGGGTCCTTTGCGGTCGAGATATACCTTGATATTCCCCGCGTCTTCCCGATGTACCTGATCTTCCTGGGCTTTATCATATCGGTAATCGTCGGGCTTATTGCAGGTGTCTATCCGGCCAGCAGGGCTGCCAGTCTGGATCCGGTGGAAGCTCTCAGGCATGAGTGA
- a CDS encoding ABC transporter ATP-binding protein → MVGKDLDRSVTEGNDIVIDICDLRKSYRLGDMEVPILHGIDLCVKKGEFVAIMGPSGSGKSTLMNMIGCLDRPTSGKVVLMGKDTCAISDNELAELRGFEIGFVFQSFNLIPRLSAYENVLLPTYSNSKKGHNASQRAKDLLKLVGLDDRMNHRPTELSGGQRQRVAIARSLINEPSLILADEPTGNLDSKTSEEILGIFSELHRNGCTIVMITHDPEMEKYVDRVVHIKDGYIKNN, encoded by the coding sequence ATGGTTGGCAAGGACTTGGATCGTTCTGTTACAGAAGGCAATGACATTGTGATCGATATATGTGATCTCAGGAAGAGCTATCGCCTCGGGGATATGGAGGTTCCTATCCTTCACGGGATCGATCTGTGTGTTAAAAAGGGTGAATTCGTTGCGATAATGGGTCCTTCAGGCTCGGGAAAAAGCACACTGATGAACATGATCGGATGCCTGGACAGGCCTACGAGCGGTAAGGTCGTGCTAATGGGAAAGGATACATGTGCAATCTCTGACAACGAGCTCGCCGAGCTTCGGGGCTTTGAGATCGGTTTCGTTTTCCAGAGCTTCAACCTGATACCACGCTTAAGCGCATACGAAAATGTATTGCTCCCTACCTACTCCAACTCAAAGAAAGGGCACAACGCTTCGCAAAGGGCGAAGGACCTGTTAAAGCTGGTCGGTCTCGATGACCGCATGAACCACAGGCCCACCGAGCTTTCCGGAGGGCAGCGCCAGAGGGTCGCTATAGCCAGGTCCCTTATCAATGAACCTTCCCTTATCCTTGCCGACGAACCTACCGGGAACCTCGATTCAAAGACAAGTGAGGAGATACTGGGTATCTTTTCAGAGTTGCATCGCAACGGATGCACCATAGTGATGATCACACACGACCCTGAAATGGAAAAATATGTGGACAGGGTAGTGCACATAAAAGACGGCTACATAAAAAATAACTGA
- a CDS encoding COG1361 S-layer family protein encodes MTGVSDIIRKIIGSLVCLGMILALFTPVSASSGANLRVDVLDYDPYPAEIGKYVDVRVKVENIGYGRADAVSLKIEPEYPFSLDSERNAVKSIGILAPEKAVVHEYRLFVDGNAKVGTGNIDIYYKADDGDAWFKKTVSLRVGSDTFDSKGTIQLSEISSDPAVFMPGDRGTVSFTLRNTATTSTVTIDGQEYDTNARVQSASLRGIEGITVTSDSYSGSGIIGPGDSITLSYNIRIDNNTEDGTYYLDFFMVGNSHAYNNNWRIPVRVDSSAVKVIPSKPLTLTDGEGVFEFDVANSHPNTLNSVSVRLVSDDIAFSPEEYYIGSMNADELFTIQIKARDSGNGTSSPVTIEVDYRNGVNSHSDRVGVRNVGVVQSDSGNTGSLALTFIGLALLVGLPAVALYRRKKQSNK; translated from the coding sequence ATGACTGGGGTAAGCGATATTATACGAAAGATCATAGGCTCTTTAGTCTGCCTTGGAATGATACTTGCATTATTCACGCCGGTATCCGCAAGTTCCGGTGCGAATCTGAGAGTGGATGTACTGGATTACGACCCATACCCTGCCGAGATAGGCAAATATGTGGATGTCCGGGTCAAAGTTGAGAACATCGGGTACGGCCGTGCGGATGCTGTTTCACTGAAAATCGAGCCGGAATATCCGTTCTCGCTGGATTCCGAGAGGAATGCCGTGAAGTCCATCGGCATACTGGCACCGGAAAAAGCAGTGGTGCATGAGTACCGCCTCTTCGTGGATGGGAATGCGAAGGTTGGAACCGGCAACATAGATATCTATTACAAGGCCGATGACGGGGACGCCTGGTTCAAGAAAACAGTTTCCCTCAGGGTGGGTTCCGACACTTTTGACAGCAAGGGCACTATCCAGCTCAGCGAGATATCCAGCGATCCTGCGGTATTCATGCCTGGTGACAGGGGTACTGTGAGTTTCACTCTCAGGAACACCGCCACAACCAGCACGGTCACCATCGATGGCCAGGAATACGATACCAATGCAAGGGTCCAGTCGGCCTCCCTCAGGGGGATTGAAGGGATAACGGTCACCAGTGACAGCTATTCAGGCTCAGGTATCATTGGTCCGGGGGATTCTATTACTCTTAGCTATAATATCAGGATTGATAACAATACAGAGGATGGCACCTACTACCTGGACTTTTTCATGGTGGGCAACTCCCACGCCTACAATAATAACTGGAGGATACCGGTCAGGGTTGATTCCTCGGCTGTAAAGGTCATTCCCTCCAAACCCCTAACGCTTACTGACGGTGAGGGTGTTTTCGAGTTCGATGTAGCAAACAGTCATCCCAATACCCTCAATTCGGTCAGTGTGAGGCTGGTATCTGATGATATCGCATTCTCCCCGGAGGAATACTATATCGGCTCCATGAACGCCGATGAGCTGTTCACCATCCAGATAAAGGCCAGGGACTCCGGCAACGGAACCTCTTCACCGGTAACGATCGAGGTAGATTACAGGAACGGCGTGAACAGCCATAGCGACCGGGTAGGCGTACGGAATGTGGGCGTAGTGCAGAGCGACTCCGGCAACACCGGTAGCCTTGCACTGACATTCATCGGTCTGGCGCTGCTGGTCGGGCTTCCTGCTGTTGCTCTCTACAGGCGTAAGAAGCAGAGTAACAAGTAA
- a CDS encoding ABC transporter permease, with product MLSLKHSIRIALGSIGSAKMRSALTTLGIIIGIAAVIANVSLGASFSQYFTEEIGSVGNNFIIIQSKTSNLLHDNELELVKSTPGITGVSPISQQVAEVEYLSTTRQISVQGVNEDYEEVANIRMESGSFLTDKDKYVAVLGHDVAYEKFGRTISEKNTIQMTFVKANGETVTRNFKVKGIIASPETSFVQSGIESDVRIFIPISTMNEIMGEDYYWGFFAAAESMESISDVTDEVDRRLARNLGVPARDVDNEDAKPYSLMNQEEILEQVDQMSAALSSLLTAVALISLIVGSIGIMNIMLVTVTERTSEIGIMKSLGYKNREVLTMFIVESMVVGLIGGIFGTALGVLGAYVVVGAMGMPHVFPLNMIFVGVFVSIIVGLVAGVYPANKAAKMNPVDALRHE from the coding sequence ATGCTGAGCCTGAAGCACTCAATAAGGATAGCCCTTGGGAGCATCGGAAGCGCAAAAATGCGCTCGGCCCTCACGACCCTGGGGATCATTATAGGCATTGCCGCGGTCATAGCCAATGTCTCGCTGGGAGCAAGTTTCAGCCAGTACTTCACCGAGGAGATAGGCTCTGTCGGTAACAACTTCATCATCATCCAGAGCAAGACCTCCAATCTGCTTCATGATAACGAACTCGAGCTTGTGAAGAGCACCCCCGGGATAACGGGTGTCTCTCCCATAAGTCAGCAGGTGGCTGAGGTGGAATACCTCTCAACTACCAGACAGATATCGGTGCAGGGTGTGAACGAGGACTATGAGGAAGTGGCCAATATCCGGATGGAATCCGGCAGCTTTCTCACAGATAAGGACAAGTATGTGGCTGTGCTGGGTCACGATGTTGCGTATGAGAAGTTCGGCAGGACAATATCGGAGAAGAACACGATCCAGATGACCTTTGTAAAGGCAAACGGCGAGACCGTGACCCGGAACTTTAAGGTCAAGGGCATAATTGCCAGCCCTGAGACATCCTTTGTCCAGAGCGGCATAGAGTCTGACGTCCGGATATTTATCCCGATTTCCACTATGAATGAGATCATGGGAGAGGATTACTACTGGGGTTTCTTTGCTGCTGCAGAGAGCATGGAATCCATTTCCGATGTAACCGATGAGGTCGACCGCAGGCTTGCCAGGAATCTCGGTGTCCCTGCACGCGATGTCGACAACGAGGACGCGAAACCATATTCTCTCATGAACCAGGAAGAAATACTGGAACAGGTCGACCAGATGTCGGCAGCCCTCAGTTCCTTGCTGACTGCAGTCGCACTGATCTCTCTCATTGTGGGCTCTATAGGTATCATGAACATCATGCTGGTGACGGTTACTGAAAGGACCAGCGAGATAGGTATCATGAAATCTCTTGGATATAAGAACAGGGAAGTCCTCACGATGTTCATTGTGGAATCCATGGTAGTGGGCCTTATTGGCGGCATCTTCGGTACGGCACTCGGAGTACTTGGAGCTTACGTAGTGGTCGGTGCCATGGGTATGCCCCACGTGTTCCCGCTGAACATGATCTTTGTTGGCGTGTTCGTCTCGATCATCGTAGGTCTGGTTGCAGGCGTATACCCGGCGAACAAGGCCGCAAAGATGAACCCGGTAGATGCCCTGAGACACGAGTGA
- a CDS encoding PLDc N-terminal domain-containing protein, whose product MFDALFIGIPFLLFFLFFGAGIIGTLFWIWMLIDCATKEPSTGNDKLIWILVILLTHLIGALIYFLVRRPERIREFGA is encoded by the coding sequence ATGTTCGATGCATTGTTCATAGGGATTCCCTTTCTGCTGTTCTTCCTGTTTTTCGGGGCAGGCATAATAGGGACCCTTTTCTGGATATGGATGCTCATAGACTGCGCCACAAAGGAGCCATCAACGGGTAACGACAAGCTGATATGGATATTGGTGATCCTTCTCACTCACCTGATCGGTGCCCTGATATACTTCCTTGTCAGGAGGCCAGAGCGCATCCGGGAGTTTGGTGCCTGA